The following are from one region of the Georgenia sp. M64 genome:
- a CDS encoding cation-translocating P-type ATPase, with product MRATTHTPVEELETDDEHETPWWADRSVLIPIASGVAFVAGLACEWSGAQSAALVLFWVGLLLGASTFVPGALRKLATGKLGIALLMTMSATGAVILGHVEEAAALAFLYSIAEALEDRAMDRARAGLRALLKLVPQSATVLTDGHSASVPARDLAAGQVMLIRPGERIATDGIVRSGHSSVDTSAITGESIPVEVGPGDEVSAGAINAAGALQVEATAPGTDNSLTTIVSLVERAQAEKGQRARLADRIARPLVPGVLVLAVLVALIGSLAGDPQTWITRALVVLVAASPCALAIAVPITVVSAVGSASKFGVIIKSGAIFERFGDIGHVAFDKTGTLTRNQPTVTAVVPAADVTEQQVLAWAAALEQHSTHPLATAITHAAPTIPAAQGTTEEAGHGIHGTVDGAVVLVGSPRWVDPGDLTYRVRDLEAQGMTVVVVHRDGAVAGAIGVRDELRPEVPEVITTLAGQGIDVTMLTGDNERTARALAAQAGISDVRAELRPEGKSAAVGELSVRRPTAMIGDGINDAPALAAADVGIAMGATGSDAAIESADIAFTGQDLRLLPQAIAHARRGRRIVNQNIVLSLLIIAALPPLAITGVLGLAAVVLIHEVAEVLVILNGLRAARTHQPTRGH from the coding sequence ATGAGGGCGACCACCCACACCCCCGTCGAGGAGCTCGAGACCGACGACGAGCACGAGACCCCGTGGTGGGCTGACCGCTCCGTCCTGATCCCCATCGCCTCGGGGGTCGCGTTCGTCGCCGGGCTGGCCTGTGAGTGGTCCGGCGCCCAGAGCGCGGCGCTGGTGCTGTTCTGGGTCGGTCTGCTGCTCGGGGCCTCCACGTTCGTCCCCGGTGCGCTGCGCAAGCTCGCCACGGGCAAGCTCGGCATCGCGCTCCTCATGACGATGAGCGCCACCGGCGCGGTCATCCTCGGCCACGTGGAGGAGGCCGCGGCCCTGGCCTTCCTCTACTCCATCGCCGAGGCCTTGGAGGACCGGGCGATGGACCGGGCGCGTGCCGGGCTGCGCGCGCTGCTCAAGCTCGTGCCCCAGAGCGCCACCGTCCTCACCGACGGCCATAGCGCGAGCGTCCCGGCCCGTGACCTGGCCGCGGGGCAGGTCATGCTGATCAGGCCCGGTGAGCGCATCGCCACCGACGGCATCGTCCGCAGCGGGCACAGCAGCGTGGACACCTCGGCGATCACCGGTGAGTCCATCCCCGTCGAGGTCGGCCCCGGTGATGAGGTGTCTGCCGGGGCGATCAACGCCGCCGGAGCCCTGCAGGTCGAGGCGACCGCGCCCGGCACCGACAACTCCCTGACCACGATCGTGAGCCTGGTCGAACGCGCCCAGGCCGAGAAGGGGCAACGCGCCCGGCTGGCCGACCGCATCGCCCGTCCGCTCGTGCCCGGCGTCCTGGTCCTGGCCGTGCTGGTCGCGCTCATCGGCTCACTCGCCGGTGACCCGCAGACCTGGATCACCCGCGCCCTGGTGGTGCTCGTGGCCGCCTCCCCGTGTGCGCTGGCGATCGCGGTGCCGATCACCGTGGTCTCCGCGGTCGGCTCGGCCAGCAAGTTCGGCGTCATCATCAAGAGCGGTGCCATCTTCGAACGATTCGGGGACATCGGGCACGTCGCCTTCGACAAGACCGGGACCCTGACCCGCAACCAGCCCACCGTCACCGCCGTCGTCCCCGCCGCCGACGTCACCGAGCAACAGGTCCTGGCCTGGGCCGCCGCGCTCGAGCAGCACAGCACCCACCCCCTCGCCACCGCCATCACCCACGCCGCCCCCACAATCCCCGCCGCCCAGGGCACCACCGAGGAAGCCGGCCACGGAATCCACGGCACCGTCGACGGCGCCGTAGTGCTGGTCGGCAGCCCCCGCTGGGTCGACCCCGGCGACCTCACCTACCGGGTCCGTGACCTGGAGGCCCAGGGGATGACGGTCGTCGTCGTCCACCGCGACGGCGCGGTCGCCGGGGCGATCGGGGTGCGTGACGAGCTCCGTCCCGAGGTCCCCGAGGTCATCACGACCCTGGCGGGCCAGGGCATCGACGTCACGATGCTGACCGGAGACAACGAGCGCACCGCCCGCGCCCTCGCGGCCCAGGCCGGCATCAGCGACGTGCGCGCCGAGCTGCGCCCCGAAGGCAAGTCCGCCGCCGTGGGCGAGCTCAGCGTGCGCCGGCCCACCGCGATGATCGGTGACGGCATCAACGACGCCCCCGCCCTGGCCGCGGCCGACGTCGGGATCGCGATGGGAGCCACCGGCTCCGACGCCGCGATCGAGTCCGCCGACATCGCCTTCACCGGCCAGGACCTGCGCCTGCTGCCCCAGGCCATCGCCCACGCCCGACGCGGACGGCGCATCGTCAACCAGAACATCGTCCTGTCACTGCTCATCATCGCCGCGCTGCCACCCCTGGCCATCACCGGCGTCCTGGGCCTGGCCGCCGTCGTACTCATCCACGAAGTCGCCGAGGTCCTGGTCATCCTCAACGGCCTGCGCGCCGCACGCACCCACCAGCCCACGCGCGGACACTGA
- a CDS encoding IS5 family transposase (programmed frameshift), which yields MPVASAKGGRPFQDHRRVVEGIVWRFRTGSPWRDLPAEFGPWQTVWKRHRRFSGDGTWDRIFAEVLADADAAGEIDWAISVDSTVNRAHQHATNLPRDTGALSSYKNLREEPPDHAIGRSRGGLSTKIHHLVDGRGLPLVILVGPGQAGDAPMFPVLMDHLRVARRGPGRPRTRPARVRGDKAYSSRAIRTHLRERGIIAVIPEPSDQQGHRRRRGSRGGRPVSYDIEDYKGRNVVERGFNEDKQWRGLATRYDKLALTYRGGAILRAITLWLKRLGDTP from the exons ATGCCAGTCGCCTCGGCGAAGGGGGGTCGGCCGTTCCAGGATCACCGCCGAGTGGTCGAGGGGATCGTGTGGCGGTTCCGGACGGGGTCGCCGTGGCGCGATCTGCCGGCCGAGTTCGGACCGTGGCAGACAGTATGGAAGCGACACCGCCGCTTCAGCGGCGACGGCACCTGGGATCGGATCTTCGCGGAGGTCCTCGCCGATGCGGATGCTGCAGGCGAGATCGACTGGGCCATCAGCGTGGACTCCACGGTCAACCGTGCGCATCAGCACGCGACGAACCTCCCGCGCGACACA GGGGCTCTATCGAGTTACAAGAATCTGCGCGAGGAGCCGCCTGATCACGCGATCGGCCGGTCACGAGGCGGATTGAGCACGAAGATCCATCACCTCGTCGACGGGCGCGGTCTCCCGCTGGTCATCCTCGTCGGTCCCGGTCAGGCAGGTGACGCACCGATGTTCCCGGTCCTGATGGATCACCTCCGCGTCGCCCGGCGCGGGCCTGGCAGGCCTCGCACCCGCCCCGCCCGGGTCCGCGGAGACAAGGCGTACTCGTCCCGCGCGATCCGCACCCACCTGCGCGAACGCGGGATCATCGCGGTGATCCCCGAACCGTCTGATCAGCAAGGGCACCGCAGGCGTCGCGGCTCCCGAGGCGGGCGCCCGGTCAGCTACGACATCGAGGACTACAAGGGCCGCAACGTCGTCGAACGAGGCTTCAACGAAGACAAGCAATGGCGCGGCCTCGCCACCCGTTACGACAAACTCGCCCTCACCTACCGCGGCGGCGCCATCCTCCGAGCCATCACCCTCTGGCTCAAACGGTTAGGAGACACGCCCTAG
- a CDS encoding metal-sensitive transcriptional regulator has protein sequence MSTPAVQAPPAPHHGYITDKDKYLNRLKRIEGQARGISKMVDDEKYCIDILTQISALTSALQAVAIGLLDDHLKHCVIDAARMDDDDAQNKIKEATDAIARLVRS, from the coding sequence ATGTCCACACCCGCTGTGCAAGCCCCGCCCGCGCCCCACCACGGTTACATCACCGACAAGGACAAGTACCTCAACCGGCTCAAGCGGATCGAGGGACAAGCGCGCGGGATCTCCAAGATGGTCGACGACGAGAAGTACTGCATCGACATCCTCACCCAGATCAGTGCCCTCACCAGCGCGCTGCAGGCCGTCGCGATCGGACTCCTCGACGACCACCTCAAGCACTGCGTGATCGACGCCGCACGCATGGACGACGACGACGCGCAGAACAAGATCAAGGAAGCCACCGACGCGATCGCCCGCCTGGTCCGGTCCTAA
- a CDS encoding heavy metal translocating P-type ATPase, whose translation MTDPHAHHNHGGSAAGTATGHDDHTPEPPTQHDTHAGHGVEPSHGEHAGHGEHAGHGGGHGGHAGHGDHVGQFRRLFWINLIIAVPVVAFSPMFAMILGYEVPGWALWIAPVLGTVMYGWGGWPFLTGAISELRSRKPGMMLLIGLAITVAFFASWGATLGLLHHELEFWWELALLIVIMLLGHWIEMRSLAQTSSALDTLAALLPDEAERVEGDQIVKVAPADLRVGDIVVVRPGGSVPADGKIVDGRADMDESMVTGESRPVARGTGDPVTAGTVATDSGLRVEVTATGDETTLAGIQRLVTEAQNSSSRAQRIADRAAALLFWFALGAAAITAVVWTLVGNPDDAVVRTITVLVIACPHALGLAIPLVVSIATERAARGGVLVKDRLALESMRTVNTVLFDKTGTLTKGEPTVSAVEPVGDLDADTVLALAAAAEADSEHPLAKAIVRAAHETNLTLPKATGFTSSPAVGVTATVDGAEIRVGGPRLLEDVGAAEVDQADAWRSEGAIILHVIRDGKVIGGLKLADEIRPESRQAVDALHKLGVQVVMITGDAEAVANAVGAELGIDRVFAHVRPEDKSSKVAELQKEGRKVAMVGDGVNDAPALAQADVGIAIGAGTDVAIASAGVILASSDPRSVLSVIQLSRAAYRKMKQNLWWAAGYNLISVPLAAGVLAPIGFVLPMSIGAILMSLSTVVVALNAQLLRRIDLTPEASTRAVLDS comes from the coding sequence ATGACCGACCCGCACGCACACCACAATCACGGCGGCTCCGCAGCTGGAACCGCCACCGGCCACGACGACCACACCCCCGAACCGCCCACCCAGCACGACACCCACGCCGGCCACGGCGTCGAGCCCAGCCACGGCGAACACGCCGGTCACGGAGAGCACGCCGGACACGGCGGCGGCCACGGGGGCCACGCCGGACACGGCGACCATGTCGGCCAGTTCCGCCGCCTGTTCTGGATCAACCTGATCATCGCGGTCCCCGTGGTGGCGTTCTCGCCGATGTTCGCGATGATCCTCGGCTACGAGGTCCCCGGCTGGGCACTGTGGATCGCCCCGGTACTCGGGACCGTCATGTACGGATGGGGTGGCTGGCCGTTCCTGACCGGCGCGATCAGCGAGCTCCGCTCCCGCAAGCCCGGGATGATGCTGCTGATCGGCCTGGCCATCACCGTCGCGTTCTTCGCGTCCTGGGGTGCCACGCTCGGCCTGCTGCACCACGAACTGGAGTTCTGGTGGGAGCTGGCGCTGCTGATCGTGATCATGCTGCTCGGCCACTGGATCGAGATGCGCTCCCTCGCGCAGACCAGCTCCGCGCTGGACACCCTCGCCGCGCTGCTGCCCGATGAGGCCGAACGGGTCGAGGGCGACCAGATCGTCAAGGTTGCCCCCGCTGACCTCCGCGTCGGCGACATCGTCGTGGTCCGCCCCGGCGGCAGCGTCCCCGCCGACGGCAAGATCGTCGACGGCCGCGCCGACATGGACGAGTCCATGGTCACCGGCGAGTCCCGCCCCGTCGCCCGCGGTACCGGCGACCCGGTCACTGCCGGCACCGTCGCCACCGATTCCGGGCTGCGCGTGGAAGTCACCGCGACCGGCGATGAGACCACCCTCGCCGGCATCCAGCGGCTCGTGACGGAGGCACAGAACTCGTCCTCCCGTGCGCAGCGGATCGCCGACCGTGCCGCCGCACTGCTGTTCTGGTTCGCGCTCGGCGCCGCCGCGATCACCGCCGTCGTGTGGACGCTCGTCGGCAACCCGGACGACGCGGTCGTGCGCACGATCACCGTCCTCGTGATCGCCTGCCCCCACGCGCTGGGCCTGGCCATCCCGCTGGTGGTATCCATCGCCACCGAGCGCGCTGCCCGTGGCGGTGTGCTGGTGAAGGACCGCCTCGCGCTGGAGAGCATGCGCACCGTCAACACCGTCCTGTTCGACAAGACCGGCACCCTCACCAAGGGCGAGCCCACAGTGTCCGCCGTGGAGCCGGTCGGTGACCTCGACGCCGACACCGTCCTCGCCCTCGCGGCCGCCGCCGAAGCCGACAGCGAGCACCCCCTCGCCAAGGCGATCGTCCGCGCCGCACATGAGACGAACCTCACCCTGCCCAAGGCCACCGGGTTCACCTCCTCCCCGGCCGTGGGCGTAACCGCCACCGTCGACGGCGCCGAGATCCGGGTGGGTGGCCCCCGCCTGCTCGAGGACGTCGGCGCTGCCGAAGTCGACCAGGCGGACGCGTGGCGCAGCGAGGGTGCGATCATCCTGCACGTCATTCGGGACGGGAAGGTGATCGGCGGACTCAAGCTCGCTGACGAGATCCGCCCCGAATCCCGCCAGGCGGTCGACGCGCTGCACAAGCTGGGCGTCCAGGTCGTCATGATCACCGGCGACGCCGAAGCTGTCGCCAACGCGGTCGGCGCGGAGCTGGGTATCGACCGGGTCTTCGCTCACGTGCGCCCCGAGGACAAGTCCAGCAAGGTCGCCGAGCTCCAGAAAGAAGGCCGCAAGGTCGCGATGGTCGGCGACGGCGTGAACGACGCCCCCGCCCTCGCGCAGGCCGACGTCGGGATCGCGATCGGCGCCGGCACCGATGTGGCGATCGCGTCCGCCGGGGTGATCCTCGCCAGCTCCGACCCGCGCAGCGTGCTGTCGGTGATCCAGCTGTCCCGTGCGGCGTACCGGAAGATGAAGCAGAATCTGTGGTGGGCTGCCGGGTACAACCTGATCTCCGTGCCGCTCGCTGCCGGCGTGCTGGCCCCGATCGGGTTCGTGCTCCCAATGTCGATCGGAGCGATCCTGATGTCCCTGTCCACCGTCGTGGTCGCGCTGAACGCGCAGTTGTTGCGCCGCATCGACCTCACACCCGAAGCCAGCACCCGCGCCGTGCTGGACAGCTAA
- a CDS encoding FAD/NAD(P)-binding oxidoreductase, whose amino-acid sequence MSTQNVLILGAGAAGTAAARILGSSDAVTVTLIGRTDETPYNRTLVNKGIAIGLLTPEQAALPGVAAIADTAVEVDPDTRTVRLESGRVEHYDALLITTGSAPRDLGAGVTAAAVPGTGRVTALHSLRDAVAVRDLLAGLGRPGRIVISGAGLVAGETATLLHDRGHEVTLLARAATPGISVFGTEVAETLAATHQANLHTAFGRTITSLTETEDSVQLTLDDGTVLPADVLIVAHGTTPTAPAPWGSGVAVDGESRTATPGVYAAGGVAIHNDPTLGTWRIDHWADAAAQGEHAARTLLADLGVGEQPGTYQPRAPFTATIHGAMIAGAGLTGHHGNARAESTDPLVILHQQGNIPVGVLGLDAAPAVFGWMPHLYTPVHTDDDTLAAVGAAGADSK is encoded by the coding sequence ATGTCTACGCAGAACGTCCTGATCCTCGGCGCCGGTGCCGCCGGCACCGCCGCCGCCCGTATTCTCGGCAGCTCTGACGCGGTCACCGTCACCCTGATCGGCCGCACCGACGAAACGCCCTACAACCGCACCCTGGTCAACAAGGGCATCGCCATCGGGCTGCTCACGCCCGAGCAAGCCGCGCTTCCCGGCGTGGCCGCAATCGCCGACACCGCGGTCGAGGTAGACCCGGACACGCGGACCGTGCGGCTCGAATCGGGGCGGGTGGAACATTACGACGCGCTCCTGATCACCACCGGCAGCGCCCCCCGCGACCTCGGCGCGGGCGTCACAGCGGCCGCGGTGCCGGGAACGGGACGGGTCACCGCGCTGCACTCCTTGCGCGACGCGGTCGCCGTCCGGGACCTCCTCGCGGGCCTGGGTCGACCCGGCCGCATCGTGATCTCCGGTGCCGGGTTGGTCGCGGGGGAGACCGCGACGCTGCTGCACGATCGCGGACACGAAGTCACCCTCCTCGCCCGCGCGGCAACGCCCGGCATCAGCGTCTTCGGGACCGAGGTGGCCGAGACGCTCGCCGCCACCCACCAGGCCAACCTGCACACCGCGTTCGGACGCACCATCACCTCGCTCACCGAAACCGAGGACAGCGTGCAGCTCACCCTCGACGACGGAACGGTGCTGCCCGCCGACGTGCTCATCGTCGCGCACGGCACCACCCCGACCGCTCCCGCCCCCTGGGGGAGCGGCGTCGCGGTCGACGGCGAGTCGCGCACAGCCACCCCCGGCGTGTACGCCGCCGGGGGAGTGGCCATCCACAACGACCCCACGCTGGGCACCTGGCGCATCGACCACTGGGCGGACGCGGCCGCGCAGGGCGAACACGCCGCCCGCACCCTGCTCGCCGACCTGGGCGTCGGCGAGCAGCCCGGCACGTACCAGCCCCGTGCCCCCTTCACCGCCACCATTCACGGCGCCATGATCGCCGGCGCCGGCCTCACCGGCCACCACGGCAACGCCCGAGCCGAGTCCACCGACCCGCTGGTAATCCTCCACCAGCAGGGCAACATCCCCGTCGGGGTGCTCGGGCTGGACGCCGCACCCGCCGTGTTCGGCTGGATGCCCCACCTTTACACCCCGGTGCACACCGACGACGACACCCTCGCCGCCGTCGGTGCCGCCGGTGCAGACTCCAAGTAA
- a CDS encoding YHS domain-containing protein translates to MSHDHDHHHEAPTGTPADDVVVCPVMPGNTVSKSAAEAQGLYRDYDGERYWFCCSACGPLFDAEPQKYVTAA, encoded by the coding sequence ATGAGCCACGATCACGATCACCACCACGAGGCCCCCACCGGCACGCCGGCCGATGATGTCGTCGTGTGTCCGGTCATGCCGGGAAACACCGTCAGCAAGAGCGCGGCCGAGGCCCAGGGCCTCTACCGTGACTACGACGGCGAGCGGTACTGGTTCTGCTGCTCGGCCTGCGGACCACTGTTCGACGCCGAGCCCCAGAAGTACGTCACGGCCGCCTGA